The following are encoded together in the Buteo buteo chromosome 2, bButBut1.hap1.1, whole genome shotgun sequence genome:
- the ZHX3 gene encoding zinc fingers and homeoboxes protein 3 isoform X1 codes for MASKRKSTTPCMIPVKTLVLQETELDAVEDDREGTQQDAPAEGPAASDAGASNSNNGALSNGHRGIADSDTYICKSCDFGSQDVHHFFGHLDSEHLDFSKDPAFACVACNFLANSHEGLSHHNAESHAGETSFIWRVAKQDNRTTVEQSLCEAASSHDLPGEVPEEGVDGQSEIIITKTPIMKIMKGKPEAKKIHTLKENVSSQLGGESEVKDGEHSFPNGSVPVSQPTASSTKSSHIVNGSIIGNMPVLQAGVAQLVSLQQQPPLHQQLPTSKSLPKVMIPLSSIPTYNAAMDSNSFLKNSFHKFPYPTKAELCYLTVVTKYPEEQLKIWFTAQRLKQGISWSPEEIEDARKKMFNTVIQSVPQPTITVLNTPLVANPGSVPHLIQATLPGHVVGQPEGTGGLLVTQPIMANGLKGTSSSFTLAVTSVPKPQPAAQHSTVSSSNASGVKVVNSGQSLLTACPAISSQTFLDPNVYKNKKSHEQLSALKGSFCRNQFPGQAEVERLTKITGLSTKEIRKWFSDRRYHYRNVRGGRAVFPGDSALDSLPEITLDVSPRGAELSPAAAAATPAPHHPPRRQSWHQAPDFTPTKYKERAPEQLKALESSFAQNPLPAEEEVNRLRGETKMTRREIDSWFSERRKKKVAEENRKVEEAARQEEEEAENGGGEGEDSSDELRATSENGSVDASGNNPNSMERKVSPIKINLKNLRVTESNGKSELPGAGTNEKGDGSSSRPPTPPKTKLNFKKTAQQRHLLKQMFVQTQRPTNQEYDAIVSQTGLPRAEVIRWFGDSRYGYKNGQLKWYENYRRGVFPPGLVEVSPTGREVLEDYYEKHKGLREEDLPGLCERSHLSAQQLKVWFAVKAEEESRGTVPEEACAGETAGSRKGPCEAGSEVSESSESWEPGGQEGGAGTPDAPGPPPAARLERTSCSSENKRREYAALL; via the exons ATGGctagcaaaagaaaatccacaACTCCCTGCATGATACCAGTAAAAACACTGGTGCTTCAGGAGACTGAACTGGACGCTGTAGAAGATGATCGTGAAGGAACGCAACAAGATGCTCCTGCGGAAGGGCCAGCAGCTAGCGATGCTGGTGCCAGTAACAGTAATAATGGAGCTTTGTCTAATGGGCACCGTGGTATTGCTGATAGTGACACTTATATCTGCAAGTCTTGTGACTTTGGATCTCAAGATGTTCATCACTTCTTTGGGCACTTGGACTCTGAGCACTTAGACTTTAGCAAAGACCCTGCCTTTGCATGTGTTGCGTGCAACTTTCTGGCAAATAGCCATGAAGGGCTCTCGCACCACAATGCAGAGTCGCACGCTGGTGAAACGAGCTTCATCTGGAGGGTGGCTAAGCAGGACAATCGTACAACTGTGGAGCAAAGTCTCTGTGAGGCCGCCAGCAGCCATGACCTTCCGGGAGAGGTCCCTGAAGAAGGGGTGGATGGCCAGTCTGAAATTATCATTACTAAAACCCCCATCATGAAGATAATGAAAGGCAAACCAGAGgccaaaaaaatccacacactGAAGGAGAATGTGTCCAGTCAGCTGGGCGGTGAGTCGGAGGTGAAAGATGGAGAGCATTCATTCCCAAACGGGTCCGTGCCAGTCAGTCAGCCCACTGCAAGTTCGACAAAATCATCTCATATAGTGAATGGCTCCATCATAGGAAACATGCCTGTTCTGCAGGCAGGTGTTGCACAACTCGTGTCACTGCAGCAGCAACCCCCGTTGCATCAGCAGCTACCTACGTCCAAGTCTCTTCCCAAGGTGATGATTCCTCTGAGCAGCATTCCAACGTACAACGCCGCCATGGACTCCAACAGCTTCCTGAAAAACTCTTTCCACAAGTTCCCCTACCCCACCAAAGCTGAGCTGTGCTACTTGACTGTGGTGACGAAGTACCCAGAAGAGCAGCTGAAGATCTGGTTCACTGCCCAGAGGTTGAAGCAAGGCATCAGCTGGTCACCAGAGGAGATCGAAGACGCCAGGAAGAAGATGTTCAACACCGTTATTCAGTCTGTGCCCCAACCCACCATTACAGTTTTGAACACGCCTCTGGTTGCGAATCCTGGGAGCGTCCCCCATCTTATTCAGGCGACTTTACCGGGCCACGTGGTGGGGCAGCcggaggggacgggggggctGCTGGTCACGCAGCCCATCATGGCAAACGGGTTGAAGGGCACCAGCTCCTCCTTCACCTTGGCGGTGACTTCTGTCCCCAAGCCGCAGCcggcagcacagcacagcacggTGAGCTCCAGCAACGCATCGGGGGTGAAGGTGGTCAACAGCGGCCAGTCGCTGCTCACCGCCTGCCCGGCGATCTCCTCGCAGACCTTCCTGGATCCCAACGTCTACAAAAACAAGAAGTCCCACGAGCAGCTCTCGGCCTTGaaaggcagtttctgcagaaatcaGTTCCCTGGCCAGGCCGAAGTCGAGCGGCTGACAAAAATCACGGGCCTTTCCACCAAGGAGATTCGAAAATGGTTCAGCGATAGGAGGTACCACTACAGGAACGTGAGAGGCGGCCGGGCCGTCTTCCCTGGAGACAGCGCTCTCGATTCCCTGCCCGAAATAACCCTCGACGTCTCGCCCAGAGGAGCCGAGCTgagccccgcggcggcggcggccacgCCGGCCCCTCACCACCCGCCACGGCGGCAGTCGTGGCACCAGGCGCCCGACTTCACGCCGACCAAGTACAAAGAGCGGGCACCGGAGCAGCTGAAAGCCCTGGAGAGCAGTTTTGCCCAAAATCCCCTTCCTGCGGAGGAAGAGGTGAACCGCCTGAGGGGGGAAACGAAGATGACGCGGAGGGAGATTGACAGCTGGTTCtcggagaggaggaagaagaaggtggCAGAGGAAAATAGGAAAGTGGAGGAGGCAGCtcggcaggaggaggaggaggcggaaaatggtggtggggaaggggaagactCCTCGGATGAGCTGAGGGCCACAAGCGAAAACGGCTCGGTCGACGCCTCCGGCAACAACCCCAACTCGATGGAGCGGAAAGTGAGTCCCATCAAAATCAACCTGAAGAACCTGCGAGTGACCGAGTCCAACGGCAAAAGCGAGTTACCGGGGGCCGGCACAAACGAGAAAGGGGACGGCagctccagccggccgcccaCCCCTCCGAAAACCAaactgaactttaaaaaaacgGCCCAGCAGCGGCATCTGCTGAAGCAAATGTTTGTGCAGACGCAGCGGCCCACGAACCAGGAGTACGACGCCATCGTTTCCCAGACGGGTCTGCCGCGGGCCGAGGTCATTCGCTGGTTCGGGGACAGCCGGTACGGCTACAAGAACGGGCAGCTGAAGTGGTATGAGAACTACAGGCGGGGGGTTTTCCCCCCGGGGCTGGTGGAGGTCAGCCCCACCGGTCGGGAGGTGCTGGAGGACTACTACGAGAAGCACAAggggctgcgggaggaggaCCTGCCCGGCCTCTGCGAGCGCTCCCACCTCAGCGCCCAGCAGCTCAAGGTGTGGTTTGCGGTGAAGgcggaggaggagagcaggggcaCCGTCCCCGAGGAGGCCTGCGCCGGCGAGACGGCGGGAAGCCGGAAAGGGCCGTGCGAAGCCGGCTCGGAGGTGTCGGAGAGCAGCGAGTCGTGGGAGCCGGGTGGACAGGAAGGAGGTGCCGGGACCCCCGATGCCCCCGGCCCGCCACCCGCCGCGCGGCTCG AGAGAACAAGCTGTTCTTCAGAGAACAAACGCAGAGAATACGCAGCATTGCTGTGA
- the ZHX3 gene encoding zinc fingers and homeoboxes protein 3 isoform X2: MASKRKSTTPCMIPVKTLVLQETELDAVEDDREGTQQDAPAEGPAASDAGASNSNNGALSNGHRGIADSDTYICKSCDFGSQDVHHFFGHLDSEHLDFSKDPAFACVACNFLANSHEGLSHHNAESHAGETSFIWRVAKQDNRTTVEQSLCEAASSHDLPGEVPEEGVDGQSEIIITKTPIMKIMKGKPEAKKIHTLKENVSSQLGGESEVKDGEHSFPNGSVPVSQPTASSTKSSHIVNGSIIGNMPVLQAGVAQLVSLQQQPPLHQQLPTSKSLPKVMIPLSSIPTYNAAMDSNSFLKNSFHKFPYPTKAELCYLTVVTKYPEEQLKIWFTAQRLKQGISWSPEEIEDARKKMFNTVIQSVPQPTITVLNTPLVANPGSVPHLIQATLPGHVVGQPEGTGGLLVTQPIMANGLKGTSSSFTLAVTSVPKPQPAAQHSTVSSSNASGVKVVNSGQSLLTACPAISSQTFLDPNVYKNKKSHEQLSALKGSFCRNQFPGQAEVERLTKITGLSTKEIRKWFSDRRYHYRNVRGGRAVFPGDSALDSLPEITLDVSPRGAELSPAAAAATPAPHHPPRRQSWHQAPDFTPTKYKERAPEQLKALESSFAQNPLPAEEEVNRLRGETKMTRREIDSWFSERRKKKVAEENRKVEEAARQEEEEAENGGGEGEDSSDELRATSENGSVDASGNNPNSMERKVSPIKINLKNLRVTESNGKSELPGAGTNEKGDGSSSRPPTPPKTKLNFKKTAQQRHLLKQMFVQTQRPTNQEYDAIVSQTGLPRAEVIRWFGDSRYGYKNGQLKWYENYRRGVFPPGLVEVSPTGREVLEDYYEKHKGLREEDLPGLCERSHLSAQQLKVWFAVKAEEESRGTVPEEACAGETAGSRKGPCEAGSEVSESSESWEPGGQEGGAGTPDAPGPPPAARLETD, encoded by the exons ATGGctagcaaaagaaaatccacaACTCCCTGCATGATACCAGTAAAAACACTGGTGCTTCAGGAGACTGAACTGGACGCTGTAGAAGATGATCGTGAAGGAACGCAACAAGATGCTCCTGCGGAAGGGCCAGCAGCTAGCGATGCTGGTGCCAGTAACAGTAATAATGGAGCTTTGTCTAATGGGCACCGTGGTATTGCTGATAGTGACACTTATATCTGCAAGTCTTGTGACTTTGGATCTCAAGATGTTCATCACTTCTTTGGGCACTTGGACTCTGAGCACTTAGACTTTAGCAAAGACCCTGCCTTTGCATGTGTTGCGTGCAACTTTCTGGCAAATAGCCATGAAGGGCTCTCGCACCACAATGCAGAGTCGCACGCTGGTGAAACGAGCTTCATCTGGAGGGTGGCTAAGCAGGACAATCGTACAACTGTGGAGCAAAGTCTCTGTGAGGCCGCCAGCAGCCATGACCTTCCGGGAGAGGTCCCTGAAGAAGGGGTGGATGGCCAGTCTGAAATTATCATTACTAAAACCCCCATCATGAAGATAATGAAAGGCAAACCAGAGgccaaaaaaatccacacactGAAGGAGAATGTGTCCAGTCAGCTGGGCGGTGAGTCGGAGGTGAAAGATGGAGAGCATTCATTCCCAAACGGGTCCGTGCCAGTCAGTCAGCCCACTGCAAGTTCGACAAAATCATCTCATATAGTGAATGGCTCCATCATAGGAAACATGCCTGTTCTGCAGGCAGGTGTTGCACAACTCGTGTCACTGCAGCAGCAACCCCCGTTGCATCAGCAGCTACCTACGTCCAAGTCTCTTCCCAAGGTGATGATTCCTCTGAGCAGCATTCCAACGTACAACGCCGCCATGGACTCCAACAGCTTCCTGAAAAACTCTTTCCACAAGTTCCCCTACCCCACCAAAGCTGAGCTGTGCTACTTGACTGTGGTGACGAAGTACCCAGAAGAGCAGCTGAAGATCTGGTTCACTGCCCAGAGGTTGAAGCAAGGCATCAGCTGGTCACCAGAGGAGATCGAAGACGCCAGGAAGAAGATGTTCAACACCGTTATTCAGTCTGTGCCCCAACCCACCATTACAGTTTTGAACACGCCTCTGGTTGCGAATCCTGGGAGCGTCCCCCATCTTATTCAGGCGACTTTACCGGGCCACGTGGTGGGGCAGCcggaggggacgggggggctGCTGGTCACGCAGCCCATCATGGCAAACGGGTTGAAGGGCACCAGCTCCTCCTTCACCTTGGCGGTGACTTCTGTCCCCAAGCCGCAGCcggcagcacagcacagcacggTGAGCTCCAGCAACGCATCGGGGGTGAAGGTGGTCAACAGCGGCCAGTCGCTGCTCACCGCCTGCCCGGCGATCTCCTCGCAGACCTTCCTGGATCCCAACGTCTACAAAAACAAGAAGTCCCACGAGCAGCTCTCGGCCTTGaaaggcagtttctgcagaaatcaGTTCCCTGGCCAGGCCGAAGTCGAGCGGCTGACAAAAATCACGGGCCTTTCCACCAAGGAGATTCGAAAATGGTTCAGCGATAGGAGGTACCACTACAGGAACGTGAGAGGCGGCCGGGCCGTCTTCCCTGGAGACAGCGCTCTCGATTCCCTGCCCGAAATAACCCTCGACGTCTCGCCCAGAGGAGCCGAGCTgagccccgcggcggcggcggccacgCCGGCCCCTCACCACCCGCCACGGCGGCAGTCGTGGCACCAGGCGCCCGACTTCACGCCGACCAAGTACAAAGAGCGGGCACCGGAGCAGCTGAAAGCCCTGGAGAGCAGTTTTGCCCAAAATCCCCTTCCTGCGGAGGAAGAGGTGAACCGCCTGAGGGGGGAAACGAAGATGACGCGGAGGGAGATTGACAGCTGGTTCtcggagaggaggaagaagaaggtggCAGAGGAAAATAGGAAAGTGGAGGAGGCAGCtcggcaggaggaggaggaggcggaaaatggtggtggggaaggggaagactCCTCGGATGAGCTGAGGGCCACAAGCGAAAACGGCTCGGTCGACGCCTCCGGCAACAACCCCAACTCGATGGAGCGGAAAGTGAGTCCCATCAAAATCAACCTGAAGAACCTGCGAGTGACCGAGTCCAACGGCAAAAGCGAGTTACCGGGGGCCGGCACAAACGAGAAAGGGGACGGCagctccagccggccgcccaCCCCTCCGAAAACCAaactgaactttaaaaaaacgGCCCAGCAGCGGCATCTGCTGAAGCAAATGTTTGTGCAGACGCAGCGGCCCACGAACCAGGAGTACGACGCCATCGTTTCCCAGACGGGTCTGCCGCGGGCCGAGGTCATTCGCTGGTTCGGGGACAGCCGGTACGGCTACAAGAACGGGCAGCTGAAGTGGTATGAGAACTACAGGCGGGGGGTTTTCCCCCCGGGGCTGGTGGAGGTCAGCCCCACCGGTCGGGAGGTGCTGGAGGACTACTACGAGAAGCACAAggggctgcgggaggaggaCCTGCCCGGCCTCTGCGAGCGCTCCCACCTCAGCGCCCAGCAGCTCAAGGTGTGGTTTGCGGTGAAGgcggaggaggagagcaggggcaCCGTCCCCGAGGAGGCCTGCGCCGGCGAGACGGCGGGAAGCCGGAAAGGGCCGTGCGAAGCCGGCTCGGAGGTGTCGGAGAGCAGCGAGTCGTGGGAGCCGGGTGGACAGGAAGGAGGTGCCGGGACCCCCGATGCCCCCGGCCCGCCACCCGCCGCGCGGCTCG aaacagactgA